The genomic DNA CGCTGAGCCAATATGTTTTCTCTCTTCGCCCTAGCAGGCAGAAGCTGAGATGATACACGCCAAACATGCCAAGAATCAATATAATTCCGATATCTGTGCCGATCTGTATACCGTTTAGCTTCGTCACATCTTCTGCCAATCCGAATGGGATCGAGCCAGCAATACCACCGGTGACAAATACGTAATTAGACACTTGAATTACAATGTCGATTTCTTTGGCATCCGTGTGAAAAAACGTGCTGTAGGGCGTATTTCCAGGCTGATGCTCCTTGATATCGGCTGCTGGGCGCCCACTTTCGCCTTCTAACTTGCCGTTAATGAACAATCGATGGGAAAGGCGAATACTCCTTATTTTCAAACCTAGAACTTCATCCGTATCTTTAATCAGCACTTTCAACCGGTACGTACCATACCCTGTTCGGTTCATACCGCCATTCGCTGATTTTCCTTTCCAGGTTCCAGGTACGGATAAATATGAGACCTCCGCACGCGTCCCTTGGCGAAAATCGGCAGGCTCCAGTAATTCACCTTCATAAAATTCCCACTCTCCATCCAGGTTGACCCATCCCTGCTTATGGAAATCCCAATTCGACAAATCCAGTACTCCCCGCTTCGCAGGCGGTATGTCCTGATTCGGTATCGTTTGGGAATAAATAGTAACAAACAACACAATAGAAAGTGAAAAAATCAGGCCGATTCCGATGGCCTCACGATATTGCCCCCTTTTGATACATAGCTCCCCCTCGGAATTCATTTCAACACTCTTCATTCTATACATTACGTACTTCACAAAAAATCACAAGACTGATTTAAGTGAAATTGGAAATAAGCGTGGGTGAGTACACAATTTATTTTACAGACTCTATGTGTACAAGCACGGATGGCTCAGTCATCTTTGAGGTTCAGCATGTAAAAGAAAAAGCAACCATCACAGAGGAAAGTCTGCGACAACTGCTTTCTGGCTTTCAGGACCACATCTCCATCCAAAATCTTCCTGAGATCAAGAAGTTCATCGACAGCTATGTTGTCAATTAAAAGAGAATTAAATTCAGTATGTCTTTTAATTCGATATAGAAATACCCTTAACTATTCTTGCTCAAATCTTTGATTTCCTGTTCCGTTAATCCAGTGGCCTTCACAATGGTCGTTATATCCATATTCATTTCGAGCATATTCTTGGCCACTTTCTTAACACCTTCCATTTCTGCACTTTCCAGCATAGATGCCTCATCATGCAGATACTTCTGTCTGGCCTCATACAATCGTCTGGCATCCGAATCCTGACTCAAATATTGCAGGGTGTCCATCGCCTTCTCCAAACCTGGCTCATTCATCTTCAGCACCTCCCAATATGAAGTATCGGCACTTTTTAGAAACAACAGCCAATTGATCAATCCGCCTTCAGACGGAACGCTATGCTCATCCAGCTTAGGCAATTCCAAAAATGAACCTCAATGTCATCAACCAAGGATATCCCTGTCCGGTCTTCCCGCAAATGAAATATGTTATGATATTGCTCATTCTTCAAGAACGAATAGTTTAAAATGTTGATCGTCACGCATTTCTTCAGTTCTCGGTACTTATCGCCCTCGCTGAGTTGACTCGCATATCGTTTGGACCAATAAAACAGCGTTCGTTTCTCAATATCATACCTTATTAAAAAGCTGCATTTCTATATCAATTAGTTTACCTTCAGAGGTCTTGGCGTAAACATCAAAGATGGACTGTTTGTCGAGCGGATCATCTTTATTCGTATAGGGATTCATCAGGATGATCTCAGTCAGCGGCGGCTCGCCAGCTTCGGTGAAAATACGCCAGTAGCACATCCTTATTGTTCTCGCTGCCAAATATCCGTTTGAATACAAAATCTACACGAGGGTCAAGTAAATCCATCGTTATCAGCTCCATTCGCTATTATTATATCATTTTTCAAGGATTTTGAGCCTTACAAAGGTGAGTAAAACCGCTCAGCTTGAATCAGCTTGCCGTGTTGGAACATATTAGGCATAAGTGAGCAGTTTAGTAAAAGAAAACGAAGAAGCTTTGGAGGTTTTAGAGAAGTAGTTTTAACGAATCGAAGTACGGATGAGGAAATATGGAAGGCGGCTATATTTAACACTGGTTACGTGACGGCCAAACTTGCCCATCTTCGCATAGCATCAGTAAACTCACTGTATTCATTAACCGTAAGCCCCAGAAATCGTATCATAGCAAGCTTTCTAGCCGCCATGTGTATAGCCCAAAACAGCCACTGAAATGAAAAAAGACACCATTTAAGGTGTCTTCACTGGTACTGTATATGGAGGCGAACCTTGTTGTACCCCGTTCCACGTATTTTACGAAGATACCGGTTGCTCCTGTGGCGTTCTCTGTACCAACGCTTTGCCCAGGAATTGTCGTGTCCGTTCTTCCTTCGGATTGGTGAAAAACTGCTCCACCGGGCCTTGCTCCACGATTACGCCATGCTCCATCAGCACGACCCGATCCGCGACATCCCTCGCAAAGCCAAGCTCATGCGTGACGATAATCATCGTATTGCCTTCACTCGCTACCTTTTGAATGACCGACAGCACTTCATCCACCAGTTCGGGGTCGAGTGAGGACGTTGGTTCGTCGAACAGCAGCACCTGCGGATTCAGTGCCAAAGCGCGAGCAATCGCAACACGCTGCTGCTGTCCACCCGAAAGCTGGGCAGGGTAGTAGGTCATGCGATCCTTCAACCCGACCTTTTCCAGAATGCCTTCACTGATCTCCCTCGCCTGCTTGCGGTCCAGCTTTTTGACACTGGTCAGGCCGATCATGACATTGTGGAGGGCATTCAGGTTTTTGAACAGTTGATATTGCTGAAATACCATTGCTGTTGCTGTACGCAGTCCGAGAATATCCTTTTTCCCCGCCTTGGCTGCATCCACCTTCACACCGTCAATCTCAATGACACCGCTGGTCGGCTGCTCCAAAAAATTAATGCTGCGCAACAATGTGGACTTGCCCGATCCGCTTGGCCCCAGAATAACCACGACTTCTCCTTTGCCTACGGTTAGGTCTATACCCTTCAACACATGATGCTGTCCAAAGTGCTTATGAATTTGATGAAGTTGAATCATGTCCTTACTCACTTCTTTCGTAAATTCGAATACGCTTCTCAAGCACGACAAGCCCACGCTCAATAATGATGCACACCAGCCAGTAG from Paenibacillus sp. FSL R10-2782 includes the following:
- a CDS encoding amino acid ABC transporter ATP-binding protein, translating into MIQLHQIHKHFGQHHVLKGIDLTVGKGEVVVILGPSGSGKSTLLRSINFLEQPTSGVIEIDGVKVDAAKAGKKDILGLRTATAMVFQQYQLFKNLNALHNVMIGLTSVKKLDRKQAREISEGILEKVGLKDRMTYYPAQLSGGQQQRVAIARALALNPQVLLFDEPTSSLDPELVDEVLSVIQKVASEGNTMIIVTHELGFARDVADRVVLMEHGVIVEQGPVEQFFTNPKEERTRQFLGKALVQRTPQEQPVSS